In Nisaea acidiphila, the DNA window TATAGGGAACTTCGGTCCGGTAGCTGAAGAACGGATAGGTCTCGCGCGGCGCAAGGTTTTCGCCGGCCCGTCGTTTTATCTCCAGCAACATGAACTCCGTGACATCTACCAGCGGCAGCTTCAGTGCCTCTTCCAGCGGGAAGAAATCGAGATCCGCCAACTCGCCGCTGCCGCCGAGTTCGCCTTCCATCTCTTCTTCCCAGGCGTAGAAGAAACGGGCGTTGAAGCGGAACTTGCGTTTGGACGGCGTGATGGCGTGGCCGACATAGCCGAGCTTGCCGAGCTCCGGCGCGAGCCCCTTGCCGCCAATCTCGGACCAGGATGGGTGCGCGGTCGGGCCAAGATCGCCCTGCCCGGCCAGCAGCAGCCCGGTTTCCTCGAACGCCTCGCGCACAGCGGCCATCGGGAATCCGCGGGCCCGGTTCTCGTCCTTGGAAATGCGTTTGAGATCGTGCAGTTGAAGATCGCTTGCGAAGCCGACCTTGCGGTCCGCGGCATCCACCTTCCCGCCGGGGAAAACATAGACGCCGCCGAAAACGGCTTTCTTACCGCGCCGCCCCATCAGCACGTCGAGTCCGTCGCCGCTCCGGCGCAGGACAATCAGGCTAGCGGAATCCTTGGGGCGGGCAGGTTTTTGACCCGGCTCGACAAGTCCGGGCAGGGTATTCGGCGGGGCGCGTCTCATGAACTCTCAACGACTTGGCAGACTGACTGCCGCCCAGTCTAGGACGGTTGGAAGGCTTCCTCCAACCCTGTTCGCGCCCCTGCCGGGGAGGTCTTGACCTTAGAGGTTGTTCATCGCGCCGTAGTAAGCGATGTAGCCGATGAGCGCGAGGCAGCCGGCGCAGGTCAGAATGGTCTGGGTGATGCTGATGCGGTTCATGTCGAAGCTCCTTCCGGGCAAAAACGACTCACCGTTCCAATATAGGAGCCATACCGCACCGCAGCGCGCGCTGATATCGCAATGCACAATTGCACGTACAGCATAAGTCGAGACCTAGGCCGCCTATTATTTCCCAAATCCCCGCAATCGATCACGCCGGCGGCTGGCCCGGCGGGACCTCGAGCAGAGCGGTGAGCCGGCGGGCCGCGGTACGGGCGAGCTTGAGCGTCAAAGACTTTCTGCGAGCAGCATTCAGTTTGTCGGTCTCGGCTTCCCGGAAGATGACCGCTTCATACTGATCCGCAAGAATAAGGCCGCATTTCGGATCGTCGGGCAGTTGATCGCGCGGAAAGTCCGGCGCGACGGCGAAGAAAAAGCGGTCGCAGAAATCCAGGTATTCGTGCCATTTGCGGTCCGCCAGATAGTCCGCCATGTCTGACTTCACCTCGACGACGATAATCTCGCCGGCCGGATCGAGCGCCATGACGTCCACTCTCCGCCCCGACCGCAGGGGCATTTCCGTGACATGGCTCCAGTCGAGCTCGGTGAAGAGGCGGGTGACGCCGCGCGTGACCCGCAGCGTAATTTCCGGACGGACCGCCACAGCCGCGATCAATCGTCGAGACGAAGATTCAGCGCACCGCGCAAATCGGCGCCGGAAAGATCGGCCCCGCGCAGATCCGCACCGTCGAACTCGGCATCGCGCAGAACCGCGCCCCTGAGATTGCAATCCCGCAAATCCGCGCCGGTAAATACAGCCCCGCTCATCTCCGCCTGATGGAAATCGCCGCCCCTCAGGATCGCACGATCGAAGCGGGCACGGTCGAAATGGGCAGGCCAGCGCTGGGTCTTCGCCCCGACGATCTGGATCGGCCCCGCCTGAACGCCCGTAAGCCGCGCTTCCATCAGATTGGCCCGCCGCATCGTCACACCGCGGAGATCCGCGTTCGAAAGATCGGCGGAGCGGAGATCGGACAGAGCGAGATCCGCCATCAGCAGATTGATACCCGTCAGATCGCAGCTTGTGAGGACGCTGCATTCAAGATTGGCCGCGGCCAGATTCAGCCGGCTGAGGCTCTGTTTGCTGACATCACGCCTTTCCAGGGACGCCCGCGCTCCCTGCTTGCCGTTGCTTTTGATCCAGAGATCGTGCTGGATCATGATCTCCCGCATCTCCGGACCGAGCGCATCGAGTGCCCGGGGCATTCTCGCCAGCCGGAACTGGGGGTCGTCCGGGTTCATGTTCGAGAACACGGCTCCGGCGAGATCGGCTCCCGTCAGGTCCGTGCCGCTGAACACCACGTTGTAGAGGATCGTGCCGTGCAGGATCGCACCGGTCAGGGTCGCCTCGGTCAGATCGGCGCCTTCGAGATCGGCGCCCGTCAGGTTGGAATGGCTGAGATCGGCTCGAACGAACCGGGTGTTCCGAAGTTTCGCATCGGTCAGGTCGGTCTGCACGATAAACGCGTTCGACAGGCGCGCGCCGCTCATATCGGCGCGAGTCGCATTCGCCACCGCGATGTCCGCATCGACCGTGTTGTAAGTGACCGCAACGAGGTTGCCCCGGGCATCCGGTTTGAGCAGGACGCCGTCCCGCAGATCGGCCTCCTGCATCGTTACATCGCAGAGATCCGCGCCGCGCATGCAGGCACCTCGCAGATCGGCCCGCGTCAGGATGGCGCCCTTCAATTGCGCCTCGCGCATGTCGCAAGCGAACAGGTTCGCCGTCTTCAAATCGCACTTTTCGAGATTGGCGTTCCGGAGCGAACATCCGGAAAGCTCCGCGCCGGCGAGTTCCCGTCCGGACAGATCCCTGAATTTGAGATCGTAGCCCTGAAGGTTTGCCCGCGCGCCACCAGTCTGTCCGCGCAGGAACATCCCGTGTCGTTCGATAACCTCTTCCAGCTCCGGGGCGCTGATTTCTCTGAGCGGGATATCGTCCGCAGCCGGTGAACCGAGGTCGAGCCTTGCTTCAGTAGAGGCCCAGGCGACTTCTGCTGGGATCCCCGTTACGGCATCCTTATCCTTTTCGTCTCCGGACAAGTCCTGCGCCCACTCTCCACACTCTATGCGCCGACGCGTTGTGCGTCCCGCCAACGTCTAAGTAGATCGTGTTCTTGGGGCGGATTGCAAAAAAATACTTGGAGAAACCCGGTTACATCCAGTCTTGGGCCTGGGGGAAATTGTAGGCAACGAACCTGTAGGTCGATTGCACGGCCTCCCGGATGCCTTTCGAGCGGGTGGAAAGATCGATTTCCCAGGTCTCGATAATCTCGTCCCAGATCATGATCTTCTTGTGCAGCTCATCGCGCATTTCGCGAATGAAATTGATCTGCTTGTCGTAACTCTTGAGAACGGTGAGAATCTCACCGGTCTGCGCATCGACCTGGTCGAAGATGAAGCTGAAATCGCGAATCGGCGGCTCCATGAGAGTCCGCACACGCTGTACCTCGTCGGTGAATTGCCGATCGCCGCGATGCAGGGCGATAACCTGCACGAGCTTGGTTTGGATCGCGCTCGCATGGGTAAAGCGGTCGCGCAATGCTTCGATATAGGCAAGCTCGCGCGCGACGCGGTCGACAAGATCCAGAACCTCCTGCTTGCGCTCCTGGCCGAGACCGAGCTTTTCGGCGATTTCGGAGATCCCCTTCTGGATCCGCTCCTTGGTCTCCGGTTTCGCGAGTTCGGCATGGATTTCCGATTCGTCCGGGTTCGCGACGGAGGAACCGGCGACCCACTGGGCGATCTGCACCATGAGCCGGTTCTTCGCCCGCTCCATGTGCTTTTCCTCGATCGACCAGCTCGCGGAGCCGTCCAGCAACTCGCGCGGGATGGTGTCGCCCGGACGGATGTCCTTTACGTAGTTCAGGCCCTTGCGAACCGTATCGAGCAGCTTTCCGTCCTGCGAGTCCTCGTCGATGCCGAACTCGGTACAGAGAGACTCGAGCGGAATCGATGCCTCGAGTTCACCCACTTTCACACGAAGGGCCGGAATCCGATCCTGGCCGGTTAGGGCGAAGTGCGCGCCGTTCACCTTGAAAATCTTATGTTCAAAGGCGAAGTGCGTCGACGGATCAAGCGCCTCTTCTTTTTCCTGTTCTGCGGCGGTCATTTTCGCTCCAAATTTGCGGGTCCGGAGACCAGCAACCCCAACGTAAGATGCCGTTCTACAACAAGAGACTGAATGAATTGCTAACGCTAACCAACCAACTCAAGGTACCCCTTAATCCTTATGTTTGTAGAGAAAATTGATTAACGGAAAATTAGGATGGCCACGCTATAGTGCAATTAAGCGGGGAAGCAAGGCATCGAACCAGGGTTGCCACTGTCCCATAAGACTAACTATTGCCGAGGTCGCGCCGTGGGTGATGCAAAGGGTAAACTCTTCTCGGTCGAACGCCGTGCTCAGCAGCGCGGCGGCTCGAGTGGACCGGTCATAACCCCGAAAGCCGTAGCGCCGGGTCTTTCATCCACCGCTTTCGAGGAAGCCCTGCTCGCCGAGGTGTCGAGTCTCCGGACCGAGCTTTCCGAAATCCGCAAAGCGATCGGAATGACCGGTGTCACGGTGCCGGTCACAGAAACGCCGGCTGTCGAGGAGACGGTCGCCGAGGCCGCGCCCGTTGACGAAAGCGACGTTGACCACGACCTCAGAATCGAGATCGCGCAGATGGTGCGGTCGATCGGCCGGGCGAAGAGCCAGATCGCGGCGATCAAGCATCCGATGTCTGCCGAGGACCAGATGCAGACCGCCTCCCTCCAGCTCGATACGATCGTTCAGACCACCGAAAACGCGACGAACGAAATCATGTCCTCGGTGGACTCGATCGAAGGCACTCTGAAGCAGATTCACGGCTTCACCCTGGACGACCCGGAAGTGCAGCAGTTGATCGACCAGGCCTCGAACCAGCTGATTTCCATTATCGAGGCCTGCAGCTTCCAGGATCTGACAGGCCAGCGGATCAATCAGGTGGTGAAGACTCTGCGCTTCATCGAGAGCCGCATCCTCGCCATGATCGATATCTGGGGCGGGCTTGAAGCCTTCAAGGATCTGCCGATTCCGAAGGAAGAGGGAGAAGAGGAAGCGGGCGAAGAGGACGATCTGCTGAACGGTCCGGCACTCGGCAGCGCCGGTCTCAGCCAGGAAGATATCGACGCCCTGTTCGACTAGACGCGGACCGCCAGGGTAGCGGTGCCGTCAGCGGAGCATGCCCGACGACTTGATCCGGACGTGGCGATCACCTACATGAGGAAGGCGCGTGATCAATGAGGATGCGCGCCCGGAGTGCCGCTCTTGCGGGCTCGCTGATCGTCTCGCTCATGTCATGAGGGGTTGGTCCCATGTCACGCATGTCTGTTTTCAATTCGCCGCTACTGCTCGGATTCGACCATTTCGAACGGGCACTCGACCGCATCGCGAAGACCACCACGGAAGGCTATCCGCCTTACAATATAGAGCAAACCGACAAGGACGGGCTGCGTATCACGCTCGCCGTTGCCGGGTTCGCTTCGGAGGATCTCAGCGTCCAGATAGAGGACAATCAACTCGTCATTCGCGGTCGCCAGACCGATGACGACGATCGGATCTATCTGCATCGCGGCATTGCGGCGCGCCAGTTCCAGCGAACCTTCGTCCTCGCCGAGGGGATAGAAGTGGTTTCCGCCGATCTCGATAACGGGCTCTTGCATATCGATCTCCGCCGCCCGCTGCCGGAAGTGAAGGTACAGACCATCGAGATCAATAGCGGTAAAAAGACACCGACCATCACGGCCGAGAAATTGGACGTCGAGCGCGCGGATTGAGCCGCGCGCAGAAACGGGTTGGCCAGCATACGATGGGAAATGGAATGAATATGACAGAACAGACAGACGTGCGCCGCATGAGCGCTCAGGACTTCGCCGCTCTCGGGATGTTCGATATCGCTTTCGTAAAGCCGGTCATGAGCAGCGGCGGGGCGACTTACGAGATTCACACCGCAGACGGCCAGCTTGTGGCAGACGCGCCGAGCTGGGACGAAGCGGTACTGCTGATCCAGGAAAACGAAATGCAGGCGGCACGCATTCACTGAGGCCGCCCTGTACCAAGCTCCCAGCCGCTAACGCGGCCACCGGGCCGATCCGTCAGGCGGCGTTGCTGGCCGTGGCTTCGGTCAGAAGCGCGTAGATCGCATCGACGCTGTCCGCGCCGCGGATCTTGTCGCACGTACCTTTGTCGCGCAGCAGCCGCGAGACCCGGGCGAGCGCCTTAAGATGGTCCGCGCCGGCCGATTCCGGCGCAAGAAGCAGAAAAATGATATCCACCGGCTTGTCGTCGATGGCATCGAAATCGACGGCGCGGTCGGCGCGCGCAAAGATTCCGTGCAGCCGATCCAGCGACGGCAGCTTTCCGTGCGGAATGGCGATGCCTTCGCCCATGCCGGTCGTGCCGAGACGCTCACGCTCCAGCAGGACGTCGAAGATTTCTCTTTGCCCGAGACCGGTCACGTCGGCAGCACGGCGGGACAACTCCTGCAGTGCCTGCTTCTTGGACGTGACTTTAAGATGAGGAAGAACGCCCTCGGGAATTAGGATTTCCGCGATTTCCATCGTGTCTACCCTGCTCTCGCATCAAATAGGCACCGCGCGGGCCGTCTCTATCAAGCGAGCAGCCCACTGCGATGCCGGTCCAAAACGAGGGCCGGCTCAGCCGTGAGCCAGGCCCTTCGGATCAATCCAACCAATGTTCCCGTCACTGCGACGGTAGATCACATTCAATTCACCGTGCGACCGGTTCCGGAACATCACCACCGGAAGGTCGCCCAACTCGAGACGCATGACCGCCTCCTCCACCGAGAGGTCCTCGATAGAGGTGGTCATTTCCGCAACGACCACCGGCTGCCACTCCTCCTCGGGAGAAGGCTGGGCCTCGGCGTGGTCTGCCGCAAGCACATATTGCTGCGCTGCAACTTTCGCGCCACCGTCGGCCCGATGATGATCGCGCACGCGGCGCTTGAACCGGCGCAGCCGCTTGTCGATATGCTCGCCCGCCTTGTCGGCGGACTTATAGGCGTCGCTATCGCTGCCCTGGCCGCGCACAAACATGTCGCGGCCGACATGGACCGCGATATCGGTGCGGAAATCCTGCCCCTCTTTGGAAACGGTCACGTTTCCTTCGAGCGGGTCACCGAAATACTTCTCGGTGATATCGGTCACAAGGCGTTCGACATGGTCCTTTAGCGCGTCGCTGATCTGGACCTGCTTACCGTTGATAGCTAGCTGCATGCGTCTTTCGCGGTCGATGAAACTGACCCCTGGTCGCGAAGCTCCGAAATGCACTAATCCGGAGATGACCAGCCCGCAACGCCGCCTCTGCGACGAAGGCGCGGAACTTATGCGCGCGTCATTGGAGAGTCAAGCACTGCGGTTACGGGATTTCTAAGTCCCGGACATTAAGATCAAATTCCCATCGATTTTTCGCGTCTCCTCTGAACGGACGACGGAATCTTCATCGCTTCTCGGTATTTCGCAATGGTCCGCCGTGCAATATCGACACCCTCGCCTTTCAGGATTTCGACGATGCGGTCGTCCGACAGCACCTTGTTCGGCGGTTCTTCGTCGATCAGTTTCTTGATCTTGAACCGCACCGCCTCGGCGGACAGGGCGTCACCACCCGCCGATGATGCGATCGCACTGGTGAAGAAGTACTTAAGCTCGTAAATACCGCGCGGCGTCGCCATGAACTTGTTCGAGGTGACGCGGCTGACCGTGCTTTCGTGCATTTCGATCGCCGCCGCGATATCGCGCAGGACGAGCGGACGCAGATACTGGATGCCGTGCTGGAAGAATGCATCCTGCTGACGCACGATCTCTCCCGCGACCTTGAGAATCGTGGTCGCACGCTGATGCAGCGAGCGCACGAGCCAGTTGGCGGATTGATGACACTCGCTCAGATATTCCCTGTCGGCCTTGTTCTTTGGATTGCGGCTGATCTGGGAGAGATATGCGTTATTGATCAGTACACGCGGCAGGGTATCCGGATTGAGCTCGACGACCCAGCTCCCGTCCGGCGCCGCGCGCACCAATACGTCGGGAACCACCGGT includes these proteins:
- a CDS encoding pentapeptide repeat-containing protein; the encoded protein is MSGDEKDKDAVTGIPAEVAWASTEARLDLGSPAADDIPLREISAPELEEVIERHGMFLRGQTGGARANLQGYDLKFRDLSGRELAGAELSGCSLRNANLEKCDLKTANLFACDMREAQLKGAILTRADLRGACMRGADLCDVTMQEADLRDGVLLKPDARGNLVAVTYNTVDADIAVANATRADMSGARLSNAFIVQTDLTDAKLRNTRFVRADLSHSNLTGADLEGADLTEATLTGAILHGTILYNVVFSGTDLTGADLAGAVFSNMNPDDPQFRLARMPRALDALGPEMREIMIQHDLWIKSNGKQGARASLERRDVSKQSLSRLNLAAANLECSVLTSCDLTGINLLMADLALSDLRSADLSNADLRGVTMRRANLMEARLTGVQAGPIQIVGAKTQRWPAHFDRARFDRAILRGGDFHQAEMSGAVFTGADLRDCNLRGAVLRDAEFDGADLRGADLSGADLRGALNLRLDD
- a CDS encoding protein phosphatase CheZ, with translation MGDAKGKLFSVERRAQQRGGSSGPVITPKAVAPGLSSTAFEEALLAEVSSLRTELSEIRKAIGMTGVTVPVTETPAVEETVAEAAPVDESDVDHDLRIEIAQMVRSIGRAKSQIAAIKHPMSAEDQMQTASLQLDTIVQTTENATNEIMSSVDSIEGTLKQIHGFTLDDPEVQQLIDQASNQLISIIEACSFQDLTGQRINQVVKTLRFIESRILAMIDIWGGLEAFKDLPIPKEEGEEEAGEEDDLLNGPALGSAGLSQEDIDALFD
- a CDS encoding DUF1150 domain-containing protein; translation: MTEQTDVRRMSAQDFAALGMFDIAFVKPVMSSGGATYEIHTADGQLVADAPSWDEAVLLIQENEMQAARIH
- the ptsN gene encoding PTS IIA-like nitrogen regulatory protein PtsN; the encoded protein is MEIAEILIPEGVLPHLKVTSKKQALQELSRRAADVTGLGQREIFDVLLERERLGTTGMGEGIAIPHGKLPSLDRLHGIFARADRAVDFDAIDDKPVDIIFLLLAPESAGADHLKALARVSRLLRDKGTCDKIRGADSVDAIYALLTEATASNAA
- a CDS encoding NUDIX hydrolase produces the protein MRRAPPNTLPGLVEPGQKPARPKDSASLIVLRRSGDGLDVLMGRRGKKAVFGGVYVFPGGKVDAADRKVGFASDLQLHDLKRISKDENRARGFPMAAVREAFEETGLLLAGQGDLGPTAHPSWSEIGGKGLAPELGKLGYVGHAITPSKRKFRFNARFFYAWEEEMEGELGGSGELADLDFFPLEEALKLPLVDVTEFMLLEIKRRAGENLAPRETYPFFSYRTEVPYIRYS
- a CDS encoding MmcB family DNA repair protein, encoding MAVRPEITLRVTRGVTRLFTELDWSHVTEMPLRSGRRVDVMALDPAGEIIVVEVKSDMADYLADRKWHEYLDFCDRFFFAVAPDFPRDQLPDDPKCGLILADQYEAVIFREAETDKLNAARRKSLTLKLARTAARRLTALLEVPPGQPPA
- the hpf gene encoding ribosome hibernation-promoting factor, HPF/YfiA family — its product is MQLAINGKQVQISDALKDHVERLVTDITEKYFGDPLEGNVTVSKEGQDFRTDIAVHVGRDMFVRGQGSDSDAYKSADKAGEHIDKRLRRFKRRVRDHHRADGGAKVAAQQYVLAADHAEAQPSPEEEWQPVVVAEMTTSIEDLSVEEAVMRLELGDLPVVMFRNRSHGELNVIYRRSDGNIGWIDPKGLAHG
- a CDS encoding Hsp20 family protein — protein: MSRMSVFNSPLLLGFDHFERALDRIAKTTTEGYPPYNIEQTDKDGLRITLAVAGFASEDLSVQIEDNQLVIRGRQTDDDDRIYLHRGIAARQFQRTFVLAEGIEVVSADLDNGLLHIDLRRPLPEVKVQTIEINSGKKTPTITAEKLDVERAD